A single genomic interval of Flavihumibacter rivuli harbors:
- a CDS encoding 3'-5' exonuclease, with protein sequence MALQLHRPLAFIDLETTGTNLAADRIVEIAIVKIMKDGTKQVKRKLINPEMPIPAGASDVHGISDDMVKDAPTFRQVANELKQFLENCDLAGYNSNRFDIPLLMEEFLRAGLSFDMQARKMVDVQKIFHMMEQRTLGAAYKFYCNKNLEGAHSAEVDATATWEILEAQLSRYPQLGDNVDSILKFTGDDQIVDFARRFIMSNGVEVFNFGKHKGRPVAEVLKAEPQYYDWMMKGDFPLHTKQKLTEILNRTLLKKQ encoded by the coding sequence ATGGCTTTACAATTACATCGCCCTTTGGCGTTTATTGACCTTGAAACAACCGGAACCAACCTGGCTGCTGACCGGATCGTAGAGATAGCTATCGTGAAGATCATGAAAGATGGTACAAAACAGGTGAAACGGAAGTTGATCAACCCTGAAATGCCTATCCCTGCGGGAGCCTCAGACGTTCACGGTATTTCTGATGATATGGTGAAGGATGCGCCAACCTTCAGGCAGGTTGCCAATGAACTCAAGCAATTCCTGGAGAATTGCGACCTGGCCGGCTACAATTCCAACAGGTTTGATATCCCCTTGCTGATGGAGGAATTCCTCCGTGCAGGGTTAAGCTTTGATATGCAAGCCCGGAAAATGGTTGATGTGCAGAAGATATTCCATATGATGGAGCAAAGGACCCTTGGGGCTGCCTATAAATTCTACTGCAATAAGAACCTGGAAGGAGCCCATAGTGCAGAGGTAGATGCCACTGCCACCTGGGAGATCCTGGAAGCCCAGCTTTCAAGGTACCCGCAACTCGGGGATAACGTGGATTCTATCCTGAAGTTTACCGGTGATGACCAGATCGTCGACTTTGCCAGGCGTTTTATAATGAGCAACGGGGTGGAGGTATTCAATTTTGGCAAGCATAAGGGACGCCCGGTTGCCGAGGTATTGAAAGCAGAGCCCCAGTACTATGACTGGATGATGAAGGGCGATTTCCCCCTTCATACCAAGCAGAAACTGACAGAGATCCTGAACAGGACACTATTAAAGAAACAGTAA
- the ytxJ gene encoding bacillithiol system redox-active protein YtxJ, protein MRWIDLNSVEQLEEIKKLSATRPQVIFKHSTRCSISSMAKSRLERSEQPDHIDFYYLDLIAYRNISNKIAEDFDVWHESPQVILIKNGECTYDESHNGIRMEEIIEQAG, encoded by the coding sequence ATGCGCTGGATCGACCTAAATTCTGTCGAACAACTGGAAGAGATCAAAAAACTATCTGCCACCAGGCCTCAGGTGATCTTTAAACATTCTACCCGCTGCTCCATCAGTTCAATGGCCAAGTCCAGGCTGGAAAGGTCGGAGCAACCTGACCATATCGACTTCTATTACCTCGACCTTATTGCCTACCGGAATATTTCGAACAAGATAGCTGAGGACTTCGATGTTTGGCATGAATCCCCACAAGTGATCCTCATTAAGAACGGTGAATGCACCTACGATGAAAGTCACAATGGGATCAGGATGGAAGAGATCATTGAACAGGCCGGATGA
- a CDS encoding DMT family transporter: protein MKTAFLRLHLAVLLAGFTGVLGRLISLNEGLLVWYRLLISAVSLWLLFGLQRKISAIPFRKMLSITGVGFIAALHWVTFYGSIKYSNVSVGLVCFSAIGFFTALVEPILLKRRFIWQELLLGLLVMAGIYVIFHFDPRYKTGILIGLLSALLAAIFPVLNRQLLKTVNVETLTTYEISGGLVTLSLLLPVYLQQFPPDHFWPTWTDLGWLLFLSWFCTVWAFQLSAYALKYISAFTVNLSYNLEPVYGIILAFLIYRENEYLGWNFYLGLLMIIIALSLQMLRVYKARNKST from the coding sequence ATGAAGACTGCATTTCTCCGATTACACCTCGCGGTATTGCTTGCCGGTTTTACCGGTGTGCTCGGAAGGTTGATCAGCCTTAACGAAGGATTACTGGTTTGGTACAGGTTATTGATCAGTGCGGTAAGTCTTTGGCTATTGTTTGGACTTCAACGAAAAATCAGTGCGATACCCTTCAGGAAAATGCTTTCTATAACAGGGGTAGGATTTATTGCAGCACTTCACTGGGTAACTTTCTATGGTTCCATCAAGTATTCAAATGTGTCAGTTGGGCTGGTTTGCTTTTCTGCCATAGGATTCTTTACTGCATTGGTGGAGCCCATTCTTTTGAAAAGGCGTTTCATTTGGCAGGAATTGTTATTGGGCTTGCTGGTGATGGCGGGTATCTATGTCATTTTCCATTTCGATCCAAGGTATAAAACGGGAATCCTGATCGGATTACTATCAGCCCTGTTAGCAGCCATTTTCCCGGTGCTGAACAGGCAATTGTTAAAGACCGTGAATGTTGAAACCCTCACCACATATGAGATATCGGGTGGCCTGGTGACCCTTTCGCTTTTACTGCCTGTCTACTTACAACAGTTCCCTCCTGATCATTTCTGGCCTACCTGGACAGACCTTGGCTGGCTGCTGTTTTTGTCCTGGTTTTGTACTGTTTGGGCATTCCAGCTTTCAGCCTATGCATTGAAATATATATCAGCATTCACGGTGAACCTCAGTTATAACCTGGAACCAGTATATGGCATCATCCTGGCCTTCCTGATTTACAGGGAGAATGAATACCTTGGCTGGAATTTCTACCTGGGCTTACTGATGATCATCATTGCCCTTTCCCTTCAAATGCTCAGGGTCTATAAGGCGAGGAATAAATCCACCTGA
- a CDS encoding polyprenol monophosphomannose synthase, whose amino-acid sequence MEKIVIIPTYNEKENISNIIHAIMEMEKGFHILVIDDGSPDGTANIVKDLMQKFPGSLFLEERKGKLGLGTAYIHGFKWAIAKGYHFIFEMDADFSHNPKDLQRLYEACKNEGADVAIGSRYVKGGGTVNWPWDRIALSKGGSLYTRMITWMPVHDTTAGFICYRREVLEAINLDNIRFLGYAFQIEMKFAAWKLGFKIKEVPIIFEDRKYGVSKMHKGIVKEGILGVLRLRWESLFKDYHNRMKNTETGESFNKQDALANSRR is encoded by the coding sequence TTGGAGAAGATAGTCATCATACCAACCTATAATGAGAAGGAGAATATCTCCAACATTATCCATGCCATCATGGAAATGGAAAAGGGTTTCCATATCCTGGTCATAGATGATGGTTCACCCGATGGAACGGCTAACATTGTCAAGGACCTGATGCAAAAATTCCCGGGTTCCTTATTCCTGGAGGAACGTAAGGGTAAGCTAGGATTGGGAACGGCCTATATCCATGGGTTCAAATGGGCCATCGCCAAAGGGTATCATTTCATTTTCGAGATGGATGCGGATTTCTCCCATAATCCTAAAGACCTGCAGCGATTATATGAAGCCTGTAAGAACGAAGGGGCTGATGTGGCGATCGGGTCCCGCTATGTAAAAGGCGGTGGAACGGTCAATTGGCCCTGGGACAGGATCGCATTGTCCAAAGGAGGCTCACTATATACAAGAATGATCACCTGGATGCCCGTACATGATACCACTGCCGGATTCATTTGTTACAGGAGGGAAGTGCTGGAAGCGATCAACCTCGACAATATCCGTTTTCTCGGTTATGCATTCCAGATAGAAATGAAATTCGCTGCCTGGAAGCTTGGCTTCAAGATAAAGGAAGTGCCCATTATTTTTGAGGACCGCAAGTACGGGGTTTCAAAAATGCATAAGGGGATCGTAAAGGAAGGTATCCTTGGTGTGCTCAGGCTGAGGTGGGAAAGCCTTTTCAAGGATTACCATAATCGAATGAAAAATACAGAGACCGGTGAATCCTTCAATAAACAGGATGCGCTGGCCAATAGTCGCCGATAA